The Canis lupus dingo isolate Sandy chromosome 7, ASM325472v2, whole genome shotgun sequence DNA window ttacatCCTTCCactattggaattttttttaactgcatgaGTTTGGCTTTacagataaaaggagaaaaatattatgtcatctattcatttatttcttttgtctatttCAGCATTAGCACAAGACACTGAGATCTGGTTCCTGGACAGAGCATTATACTGGCATTTTCTCACAGATACATTTACCGCTTACTATCGCCTGCTCATCACGCACCTGGGCCTGCCACAGTGGCAGTATGCCTTCACCAGCTATGGCATTAGCCCCCAAGCCAAGGTGAGAGAGAAACAGGTAGCATCTCAAACTGTGGACTGTATCAGAATCTCTGAGGAAGCACTCAAATTGCAGCTTTGAGATTCCCCATCTGATTCAGATgacctgggatggggcccaggaacctgcattttCATTAAGCCAGGCGGATGATACTATGCATGTTAAGTGGATAACCTCACCTTTTACTGAACTAAGTGGTTCCCAAACATGGCTGATACTCAAAATCACCTGGGAGTTTTCTtcctaattaaattttattgGGGGCTGAGGTCTGATTGTTGGTTTTAGATAGGCAGTACATGCACACAGGAAGAGTGGAAAGTTAATCTTATTCCCAGGTTCTCCAGCCTCTCCCTGAGGCAgccattgtttctgtttttctcatgtttttcacAGGGTACTTGACTGCATGGAAAGCATGTGTGCGTATgttttttggttccttttttctAAATCACAGGTGCACTATACTTCTCACATCATTGGGCACCTTCTTTTCACTTAACACTCCATCTTGGGGTTCATTCCCTATCAGTGCATACAGAACTGTCCTTTTTAGTGatacagaatattccattgtatgaatgtgcCCTATTTATACTACAAATCTGGGCACACATACGGTTTCCTGATAATGCTCATATGCTGTGTGGTTTGAGACCAGGTGTGCCTGGAAGAACTCTGAGTTGCAGTGAGTTAGGGACTCAGCTCCATCCAGTCAATAAATGTGATGCTCTCTGCCTGGAAGGGGAAGAGAGCACCAGCATAGGCAACTTCCCTCAGCCAGGGCCTGCCACTGGCCCCTGTCCTGTACCTTCCCTGTGGCTGGTGTGCGGACAGAACAATTAGAAGGATACTGATGCTCTGAGACCTAACATCCCACACAGGGCTCACTAgatcagaaggaaggaagtaaagaaTGAGACCTAATAAAGCAATGTGTGTGCCATCACTTTAATCTAAATGAAGTGCTAAGAGATTTTTGAGGCAGTTTTTCATAAAAACTTTCATTCTCTTTGCCTCATCTGCCCACCTCTCTGGGTCCCCACTAAAGAGCATAAACAATCACACTTCTCCTTTGAATTGTGACCTCTCCCAATTCTCCCTTACAGCAATGGTTCAACATGTATAAACCCATCACCTACAACACAAACCTGCTTGCAGAAGAGACCAACTCCTTCGTGAACAAGCTGGATCCCAGCAGAGTATTCAAGAGCAAGAACAAGACATTAATCCCCAAAAAGAAAGGGCCTGTCCAGCCTCCAGGTGGCCAGAAAGGGCCCTCAGGTCCTCCCTCCACTTCTAAATCCTCTTCTAGCCCTGGCAACCCTGTCCGGAAATGAGCACTTCACCTCCCCGCCAGCCTCACAGCCAAGATTTCCACACACAGGTGGCCCAAGCCTCAGATTCTGTGAGTGGCACCATAGACCTCTTTCCGTCTGAGCGAGCCAAATCCTAGGCCTTTTACTCCCATTGGCATTGGCCAGGAGTTCAAGGGCATACTCAGGTCTTCCAGAGTCCTTTCCTCATCCCCTGCCTCTGAAAGCTGTAGAGAGTTTCAGAACTTGTTTAAGCAGTTAAATAGAGCTATTAAGAGCTTTCCTCTCTTTCCACCCCCAACCCTCTACACCCCTCAGCAGTCATTAGAGAAATCCCTCGAAGAAACCACTGATTTTGACCCATGAGGCATTAGAACTGTGCTGTTCAATTGGTAatcactggccacatgtggctatttaaactatattaaaaattcagttcctcagtgcATTAGCCCTATTGTGAGTATTCATGAGGCTAGTAAATTCTGTATTTGACAGCACAGAGAttatggaacatttccatcatcacagaaagttcttttgGGCAACACTGCATTAGAATATTTTCATGCTGCTTTTTCTCAGATCAGTTCATTTTTGTTAGAGAATGTAGATAATTTAATGTGTCATAATGTTCCATGAAAATTCTTGAAGATCAAttgcatatgtttatttttcttaattctcacTCTGGTCCTTTTTAAGTTTCCTATAAAgtttgttgtttccagttttgtggTGTGATGTTTATGCATTgccaaaatttgttttgttttgttttgttttttaaagaggaggTGATTCTGCTTCACTtgaaccatttaaaaacaaaaaacaaactcccaAACATTGTTTTACAGGATTCTTCCTAAAGAGTTTTTATGAAACCACTGTTAACGAGAGCTTTCCACCTGCTCAGCCTATTCACAGCTTTAAGCAATTCATGAAGTGGCAGAAAGGGACAAAGAGGGACCAAGCTGTCAAGGATAATAGCTAAAGTTGAGTCTACTAGAAGTATTTTTCTGCTAGAACTGATCAAATTAAAGGGAGAACCAACAGCACCATGTGGCTGCTGCTCCAAGACAATTCAAAGTTAGAAGGAGATTGAGAAGGCCGGTCATACTCTACTGtggaatgttttttaaagagacacagacagagggagaagtaggctccatgcagggagcccaacgtgggactagatctcgggactccaggatcatgccctgggctgaaggcaggcgctaaaccactgagccacccaggcatccccctgagTTACTTTGAAGTCAGTCCTGATCCTGTTCTAGTTTTCACAGGTGAAGCAACAGAGGAACCAGGAGAACAATGGTGCCCTTCAAATCAGTGGAAGTTCTCAAAAGGCTATAGAATATAGAAGGAAGGGGGCTCCAAGAAGGAAAGGGGAACAGTGAAGAGCCATGCTAGCTATCTGAGGTTCAGGACCCAGTACAAAACAAAGATGTGGGGTCTCTTGTCCAAAAATTAGGAAATAGTACCATTGAAAGTACTataatgttcttcctttcttgcaGGGTCTCTCTCACATCTTGTTATGATAGGTTTTTACTTACTAGTTAATACTaagtaatgaaaattttaaattctaaattactAGCATTAATTTTAGTTGTCTTTATAATATGCAATTCCAATTTTAAGCGCAACTAGAAGAGTAGCAAACTCATGCAGAATCATCAAAATCAAGACAATTTGTATTTCATagcttatgtatatatattgtatgtatatgtacttTGTCCTTACTAGAACACTAGAAACACTGCATAAAAACCTCGTTCaactattattttccttcttgataTGTATACATTCTGTTAACACTCTTCCAACTTAATGAGTAAGGAGGGACTAAAAGAAAAACTAGGAGctgccctatgttttctttttttcctaagttgTCATTTTCACCATAAGTGGATGGCTAATGAAGGAAAGTGGcatgaggaaataaaagtaacagGAGTAGAAAAAGGATAGGACCAGCTTCCAGTCATTCCTGCTTCTTAGAATGCCATTACCTTCTTTTTGCATTCAGATCAAATGGAAAGCATGGCCTCTTGGGGATCCTTGTGCCCCTCCTTACTCAGGAATAACTTGTTTATACTTTGAATCTCTTCTCAACCCATACACCATGGTTCTTCTGGAAttctgtgtgcacacacaggcataATAAAGGCTCTAAGTGAATGGGATGGTGAGGAAGAGTGGATACATTGCATGGATCTCCGCCTCATCAGACTTCACTTAAAAAGCAcaagttcaaaaacaaaattaagaactttagACAGTGACAGgagagcattaaaccaagtgtgAGGCCCATGAGGATGGGACCCTCTGTGACTACTCCCGTCACATGCCTATGAAGCTGCCCTGGTGATGGAAGAAGGGAGCACTCCTGGTGAAAGACTCAGAAAATATGTAAGTTGGGTGCActatatgggggaaaaaaactcacCCATGAGATTTGTTTTGAAAGTAAAACAATTTAAGTGGCAATAGGCTCTACTCTAAGCTCCACAAGAAAAAGATACTATGCTGGaattacaaaatgagaataaatgccAGAATGCCTCATGATGCACTGATGGATGTAGTTAAGATTGTGCATAAAGTGCCACATCATCATGCTGCTTGAGTTCTACAGCAGGGAAGTACTCAAGCCAAGGATAGGAATGACAGGGGGCTACTTGCACATAATAATCCATAGAATCTATCCCTTGAATCAGTGCCTCCCCAAATTGAACATGCATCAATGTCTCTGGACTTGTGCATAGAAAATAAGATACTCCAATCCCACTCCAGATCCACTAAATCAAAATTGCAGGGAAATATCAGGACTGTTAATCAACTGCAATTGTGACAATAATACTTATTGAATCTGAAGCTTTCTACTTAATGGGTCTAAGTGGTTGTGCTTTCTGCACAACGGCATGGAAAAGAACTCCAAATCTGCCTTTAATCAAGAAAAGCATATGTACAATGATTGGATCAGAAGGACCAAGGGACCCTGGGtgaacacatgtatttttttaaactttttattatggagaattttaaatatttacaaagatatgTAGAATAATGAATCCCCATGTGTGCATCACCCAATTTCAGCAATTGTTATGAccaagcatattttatttatatatctggtCTTTAcccttacaattttttaaataattccattttaatttatctattggTTTTAAGTCACAGTTATTTGCGTTACATTTTTAACAGTTGCTCTAAGGAttacaatatatatattctgttttctattcaATACAGTACCCACTCATACACATAGCATCCCTAAGTAGTCATATTCGTGTAGTAGAACTCTGGCACCCTGATAGCAGGTCACTGGATGGTGGGTACCAATTTAAATTGACTACAACTTTAACCCTTGGGGTCTTGGAATaggttttcttctttggtttaACCCAGACTGGATTATTTTTCTAGCTAAGGATTCCATGGTTATGAAGCCTTTATGATAATTAAATCAGCTTATAGGTGGGAAATCAGAATAGtcccttctttttcccttcctttttttttttttttttttttttttaaaggattttatttacttattcatgagagagacagaggcagagggagaagcaggctccatgcagggagcccaatgtgggactcaatctcaggactgcgggatcatgccctgagccaaaggcagacgctcaaccactgagccacccagatgtccctcccttccccctttatAATGTGACTCCAACCTTTGTTTCCAGCCATTCACTTTCTACATGAGCCATCTGGCTCTGCCTCCAGATCCACTCACTTTCCTTCCAAAACACCAGCATGGCGTCCTACCTGCCAGCACTGGTCAAATGTCCCTGCTCTTCCAAGGTCCAGCTCCAGTCTACCCACCCTTGGTCCATGTAGCACATGGAAGGAAAGACCATCTAATTGGTTATCTTTGATATCCAACCAGCTAGTTTCACGTGAATAACATCTGTTGTGAGCAGGCTTCCTGGATGATAAAGGGTGAAGTGCAGTAGTGAGGACCAACCAGAGGGTGACATGGTAAAAACCAGCACCACAGGAAGTGATGTGGTGTTCAATAAAGCTTTATAGCAAGGTGGACTTAGCTGCTGTCATAGATGGGTCACTCACACAGTCCTGATGTGGATTCAGAAGAGATAGCACATCTAGGCAGATCCATCAGGAGAGGAAAGTGCGTATTTGATCACACCAAGTACCAATCCCGTGGCATTCTCCTTTGCGGACAAGAATTCCCAAGGCTCGGAACACAATATGGGCAGCAAGTGAACATAATTTTGCAGACAACTGTTTTCTTGGAGTAAATGTACTCCAAAGCGGGTTTATAGGccaattttacaaaaaaagaaaaactcttagGTCAGATGAGTGTAGCACTAACGACATACACAAAGGTGTCTGTCATACCTGTgccatctatttattttttttaatttattttttattggtgttcaatttactaacatacagaataacccccagtgcccgtcacccattcactcccaccacccgccctcctccccttctaccacccctagttcgtttcccagagttagcagtctttacgttctgtctccctttctgatatttcccacacatttcttctcccttcccttatattccctttcactattatttattttccccaaatgaatgagaacatatgtttgtccttctccgactgacttacttcactcagcataataccctccagttccatccacgttgaagcaaatggtgggtatttgtcatttctaatagctgagtaatattccattgtatacataaaccacatctttatccattcatctttcgatggacaccgaggctccttccacagtttggctatcgtggccattgctgctataaacatcggggtgcaggtgtcccggcgtttcattgcatttgtatctttggggtaaatccccaacagtgcaattgctgggtcgtagggcaggtctatttttaactgtttgaggaacctccacacagttttccagagtggctgcaccagttcacattcccaccaacagtgtaagagggttcccttttctctgcatcctctccaacatttgtggtttcctgccttgttaattttccccattctcactggtgtgaggtggtatctcattgtggttttcatttgtatttccctgatggcaagtgatgcagagcattttctcatgtgcatgttggccatgtctatgtcttcctcggtgagatttctcttcatgtcttttgcccatttcatgatgggactgtttgtttctttggtgttgagtttaataagttctttatagatcttggaaactagccctttatctgatatgtcatttgcaaatatcttctcccattctgtaggttgtcttttagttttgttgactgtatcctttgctgtgcaaaagcttatcttgatgaagtcccaatagttcatttagataaaatttgaaattctatTCCTCAGTCTCTCTAGCCACGTCAAGTGTTCCGTCTAGTGACTACCACACAGAATGGCGCATatgtagaatatttccatcaccacagAAAGTTCTGCAGAGCACCCTTTATACCACGCAGGACTGGTCTTCACCTTACACTTCTCAGAATAATTCTGCTGCAAAGCCATACCATACTCAACAAATCACCTAAAGACACGCTTTTTCTAAGGTACCATATCCTTTcctacattatatatttttatactccTGGCTCACAGGGAAAGCCAGGGATGAGAAGGCATGCCACCACACCTTGGAAAGCGGGTCACTGTCTGTCTTCACTGCAATGTGGGCTGGGCAGGTTCTGAGCTTTGTTCCGTGTGGTAGTCAAAGGCCATGAGGCAGCTCAGCCTCTTGGCCTCTGTACAGCATCCAGCATGGAAAGCAGACAGAAACGAAAGCAAGTTCTGCATCTTTGAGCAGCTCATGTCATCTGCCTTTACAGGGAACAGGCGGCCTGACTTTGAGAACACCCTCTGgagctcagaaataaacactCTCAAGGTACCTGCCATTCCTCTGGAGATCAGAGACCTTTTTTCCACAGCAGAAAGGCTGGCAAAGAATAACTTAGAGACCAACCAGAGCAGGGACACAACTCTCAGGGTAGTTCAGGTCCAACTAAGGGAGAGCCCTCATCCTTCAAGCAAAAGCTGCAAGTGAGGGACAACTATTAAGGGTAAGAGTAAGTCTCTGGAAAAATCTCTTACCTTTACTATGGCTCCAGTTCCCAGCTGTCCACTTCTAAACTGTATTTGTAAGGTTATCCTTAAGAGAGGAGGTGAAGGTACAGATTGCTCTTGAGGGATCTGCATTTACATGTCTGGAGGATCCCACAGGCAGCTCTAGTCCATGGCCGCACAGGTTCTGGAACAGAGTAGCAGGATTCCAGAATATAGGCCTATTGagcaactttttaaagatttttatctatttattcatgagagacacacagagagagagagagagaggcagagacaccgacagagggagaagcaggctcttcatgagcccgatgtgggactccatcccaggaccccaggtcatactctgagccaaaggcaggcgctcaagtactgagccaccaaggtgcccccccCATTGAGTAACTTTAATAAAAActactttcctttaaaaatttgataCCAAAATGGACTATTGCGGCCTTAACTACTGCCTCCACAAATCATGTTTtagaccattttaaaaaatggaaatcaccTTCAGTATTATCCATTAAAAGCAGGAATAACTCAGTCAAGCACAAGACAAATTCAAAATTTTGTCTTACATCATTCCTTCTTAAGAACCACcttataaagtttaatttaacCCAAGAGTGAATGTCTATATACATATGTTGATTTAGGAAGTTATCAATTTCTACAACCTTTACCATTTCAGGACAGTTTTTCTTCCAAAGagatacaaattaatttttttcataccaCTTGCTAAAAGGGGATTCTGAATTAGAACCCATTTCCTTCCACTGAGACTACATTTCTAAGGTTGGATTGAGGTAGGAATCAACTCTATTCCCTTGTCATTTCTAATCTTACGCCTTAGTCTAAGTCAAAGACCCTGATGTGGATTGAGTTGCTCCAATCCTACAGCCAGGTCTACCACCAGCTGCTGTGCACAGAGTTGTAGTAAAGATGACCTTGTCCAAATCACTATCATCTAGGACGCTTTTTTCAGAGACTGGATAAAGCAACTATAACAGCTTTCCCTAGCACCTAGCTCTTCCTGTATAGCtaccatatt harbors:
- the TPGS2 gene encoding tubulin polyglutamylase complex subunit 2 isoform X3; translation: MISSWEQKNNCMLPEDVKNFYLMTNGFHMTWSVKLDEHTIPLGSMAINSISKLTQLNQSSVYSLPNAPTLADLEDDTLEASENQPEKPHFDSRSVIFELDSCNGNGKVCLVYKTGKPALAQDTEIWFLDRALYWHFLTDTFTAYYRLLITHLGLPQWQYAFTSYGISPQAKQWFNMYKPITYNTNLLAEETNSFVNKLDPSRVFKSKNKTLIPKKKGPVQPPGGQKGPSGPPSTSKSSSSPGNPVRK